A stretch of DNA from Cryptomeria japonica chromosome 4, Sugi_1.0, whole genome shotgun sequence:
cttaaaaactcaTACGGACTACTACCTATAAAACAATGCCttaattaaacattttaaaattcTCTCAAATTTCTCCTCTTCTAAAcccagatactattggcctaaattTCACTCCCGGAAAGGATATCTCGTGAACATGAACACCTACGCCTATTGGGAGTGCTCTTCCTGTGTTCATTTCCATTCGATTCCAAGTGGTGGGTGCCTGGTTAACTTTCAACTTCATTCTTGGAAGTGTTCGAAGGTGCAGAGTGTTTGCTAGCACTATGATCTTCAACTATCTGTTATATGCGATCACTTGAGGTATGGGTATATATTTTTTCCCGCTCTCTAGCCATTGTTATGAGTAATGTTTTGTGCGTTTGAACTACAGTAGAGGTCAAAAACTATGCCCTAGAATAGAATATGGACGAGCATGAGCATGGGAATGAGGGGAATGGGGAGAATGAGGGGCATGGGGAGAATGTTGGAGGTGGTATAAACGAGGGGCAAGTAAATGGGGGGAAGAAAAGACGCAGCAGATGGGATCCCGAAGCAGAAGCAGAAGCAGACGAAGGGAAGAAAAGAAAGTCGAAGTCCAGATGGGCTGCAGATGAGCGGCAGAACTTGTTTGCGCTGGGGCTGCCTGATTTTATCAAGGAGCTGCAGATGGGTGGTGCGGAATCGGATCCTCAAGTGCAGGCACTAAGTCTTCAACTTTTAGACATCAATAGGAGGCTCCAGTCTGGGCAGGTTGTTGATGATAGAGCAGAGGGAGCAAGGTCTCCCTCTCCCGAGCCCCTCTATGACAACTTGGGAATTAGAATAAACACTAGAGAATTCAGAGCCCGTGAGAAGCTTTCCAGAGAGAGGCAAGAGATCATCTCAATGTTGATTAAGAAGAATCCGGCTTTCAAGCCTCCTGCAGACTACAGGCCTCCCAAGCTTTACAAGAAACTTTACATTCCCATGAAAGAATACCCTGGCTATAATTTTATTGGGCTCATTATTGGGCCAAGGGGAAACACACAGAAAAGAATGGAGAAAGAAACGGGTGCAAAGATTGTCATTAGAGGGAAGGGATCTGTGAAAGAGGGCCGGTCTCAGCAGAAACGGGATATAAAGCCAGACCCTTATGAAAATGAAGACCTGCATGTTCTGGTGGAGGCAGATGATCAGGAATCGCTAGATCAGGCTGTCGATATGCTTGAGAAATTACTTGTTCCTGTGGATGAAGGCAGAAATGAGCATAAACGTGCACAACTAAGGGAGTTGGCCGCGTTAAACGGTACAATAAGAGATGATGAATTCTGTAGGCTGTGCGGTGAGCCAGGCCATAGACAATATGCATGTCCAAACCGTAATTCAACTTTTAAGAGTGATGTTTTGTGTCGGATATGCGGTGATGGTGGGCATCCGACCATTGATTGCCCAATGAAAGGATCATTACAGGGGGCGAAAATGGATGATGAATACCGCAATTTTTTGGCCGAACTTGGAGGAGGAGGAGCCGAAGGATCGATAGAAAAAAGCAACTCTGATTTTCAACGGCCAGCTCTTCCAAGCAATTCACCTTGGGCAGGGGGAGCTGGAGGTTGGGGAAACACGGGATCAAGTTTTCGGGGAGCAGACAGTAGTGGATCTGGTAGTTTAGGTTCCTCACAACATGGACAGCATGGACATGGAACACGCCCAGGTTTAGGATTTAATCCCGACAATAAATTGAATAAAGAAATAGATGATACGAATTTATATGTTGGATATTTGCCCCATACTATGGATGATGACTGGTTAATTCAATTGTTCTCTCCTTTTGGGAGAGTTgaggaagccaaaatcattaaaGATCGAATGAATGGTACTAGCAAAGGTTATGGTTTTGTTAAGTATTTTGATGCCGGCTGTGCTGCTCAAGCAGTTACACATATGAATGGATATAAATTGGAAGGAAAGACTCTGGCAGTAAGGGTAGCAGGACGAGCTCCTCTTCCTCCTGGCTCTGGATTGGGACCTGTTGGAGGGGCATTCGCTCAACAGCAGCCacagcctccaataccaatgacTCCTGGTAGCTATGGACCTCCCCCGTGGGTTGCCCAGTCTTCTTATGGTCAATTTTCAAACAATAACACTTTTAGAATGCCACCCCCTTCTGAGGGTCCAGTTCAGAAAGACCCTTACAGTGCTCCACCACCTCAATATGTTCCATATAATTCCTATCAGATGCCTTTGCCTTCAACAGAAATGCATGGTAATATGCAAAGCCAGGCAAGAGCTCAGCAATTCCAAATAATGCAAGGGTCATCAATAGCTCAACAAATTTCAGGAATACAGGCCCGACCAGGAACACAATATGTATCAGGAATGTTGGGCCCACCAGGATCTCAACAAGTCACTGGAATGCAAACTCCACCAGGTGCTGAACTAGTGTCAGGAAATGAATTAAGCAACCATCCACCATGGTCAGATGCTCCACCTCCTGGCGGAATGCCAC
This window harbors:
- the LOC131030567 gene encoding splicing factor-like protein 1 — protein: MDEHEHGNEGNGENEGHGENVGGGINEGQVNGGKKRRSRWDPEAEAEADEGKKRKSKSRWAADERQNLFALGLPDFIKELQMGGAESDPQVQALSLQLLDINRRLQSGQVVDDRAEGARSPSPEPLYDNLGIRINTREFRAREKLSRERQEIISMLIKKNPAFKPPADYRPPKLYKKLYIPMKEYPGYNFIGLIIGPRGNTQKRMEKETGAKIVIRGKGSVKEGRSQQKRDIKPDPYENEDLHVLVEADDQESLDQAVDMLEKLLVPVDEGRNEHKRAQLRELAALNGTIRDDEFCRLCGEPGHRQYACPNRNSTFKSDVLCRICGDGGHPTIDCPMKGSLQGAKMDDEYRNFLAELGGGGAEGSIEKSNSDFQRPALPSNSPWAGGAGGWGNTGSSFRGADSSGSGSLGSSQHGQHGHGTRPGLGFNPDNKLNKEIDDTNLYVGYLPHTMDDDWLIQLFSPFGRVEEAKIIKDRMNGTSKGYGFVKYFDAGCAAQAVTHMNGYKLEGKTLAVRVAGRAPLPPGSGLGPVGGAFAQQQPQPPIPMTPGSYGPPPWVAQSSYGQFSNNNTFRMPPPSEGPVQKDPYSAPPPQYVPYNSYQMPLPSTEMHGNMQSQARAQQFQIMQGSSIAQQISGIQARPGTQYVSGMLGPPGSQQVTGMQTPPGAELVSGNELSNHPPWSDAPPPGGMPQFSENKPSMPQYQPYYAPPPVPRSIMASPLPPPPVAPSNMASSLPPPCTSASSPGSVTPSQWASFPPKQENKAVDTEYENFLSEMGW